Proteins found in one Brachypodium distachyon strain Bd21 chromosome 5, Brachypodium_distachyon_v3.0, whole genome shotgun sequence genomic segment:
- the LOC112269389 gene encoding uncharacterized protein LOC112269389 — MPVPASLLVSSALCVGASACASTGLAFHATFAASVVFMLRALSPELVDGFFGRVDARARRDSRLVRSAVGSLRDGARASPTIAPIYARAEERFRRAHASVAGAIDGLDRSARAKLGAAADAAFLGLRVAAGVINLAATLLIPLALQEAKIRAPSVLRWTGVKQIRVRPPPGSGSKRDTTLLVLWCSAIFMYCAQLLVLNTLCSGITTFAACFSCFAALCGFALLEAERVYLWDSYALDTKGSSKSTANAAGGATEMDHATRDAWKSLWMQIIVAHFSDACSLGFVLGKRPLALASLAVFNLAALKAARRAYPAPDDDGGARGGVNEWHRAAATVVAIDVAKVVATYVVIDFHLGALCFATLCFKVALMVFHAVSSSDAGASGSGDEDIPVEGAGLAEDVAGNAGAFGSGGDDIPVEGAGLAGDAEGSDDAITEDSSPIGASVHEEEGSPAEEQSDVSDSEEQRCEESDHSSTSSMDDWSLVGADPMMPVDVNGGISRRFRFLT, encoded by the coding sequence ATGCCCGTCCCTGCCTCGCTCCTCGTCTCGTCGGCGCTCTGCGTCGGCGCGTCGGCGTGCGCGTCGACGGGCCTCGCGTTCCACGCCACGTTCGCCGCCTCCGTCGTCTTCATGCTGCGCGCGCTGTCCCCGGAGCTCGTCGACGGCTTCTTCGGCCGCGTGgacgcccgcgcgcgccgagaTTCGCGCCTCGTCCGCTCCGCCGTCGGGTCTCTGAGGGACGGGGCGCGCGCCAGCCCCACGATCGCGCCCATCTACGCCCGCGCCGAGGAGCGCTTCCGCCGCGCCCACGCGTCCGTCGCGGGCGCGATCGACGGCCTGGATAGGAGCGCGAGGGCGAagctcggcgccgccgcggacgcgGCGTTCCTCGGGCTCCGCGTGGCCGCGGGCGTGATCAATCTGGCGGCGACATTGCTGATCCCCCTCGCTCTCCAGGAGGCGAAAATCCGAGCGCCGTCGGTTCTGAGATGGACGGGCGTGAAGCAGATCCGAGTCAGGCCGCCGCCCGGGTCCGGCTCCAAGCGGGACACCACGTTGCTCGTCCTCTGGTGTTCGGCGATCTTCATGTACTGCGCGCAGCTTCTCGTCCTCAACACCCTCTGCAGCGGCATCACGACGTTCGCCGCGTGCTTCTCGTGCTTCGCCGCGCTGTGTGGCTTCGCGCTCTTGGAAGCCGAACGGGTCTACCTGTGGGATTCCTACGCCCTTGACACCAAAGGAAGCAGCAAAAGCACGGCCAACGCCGCAGGAGGAGCCACGGAGATGGATCACGCCACGCGGGATGCCTGGAAGAGCCTCTGGATGCAGATCATCGTGGCGCACTTCAGCGACGCCTGCTCCCTCGGCTTCGTGCTGGGCAAGCGGCCGCTGGCGCTCGCGTCCTTGGCCGTCTTCAACCTCGCGGCGCTGAAAGCAGCCAGGCGGGCTTACCCGGCgccggacgacgacggcggagCGCGCGGGGGCGTGAACGAGTGGCACCGCGCCGCGGCGACGGTGGTCGCGATAGACGTCGCCAAGGTCGTTGCCACGTACGTCGTGATCGATTTCCACCTGGGCGCGCTGTGCTTTGCCACGCTCTGCTTCAAGGTGGCATTGATGGTGTTCCACGCGGTTAGCTCATCGGATGCCGGTGCTTCGGGGTCGGGGGATGAAGACATCCCGGTGGAGGGTGCTGGTCTTGCCGAGGACGTCGCCGGGAATGCCGGTGCCTTCGGGTCTGGGGGCGATGACATCCCGGTGGAGGGTGCCGGTCTCGCCGGTGATGCGGAGGGCTCTGACGATGCTATTACAGAGGATTCGAGTCCTATTGGTGCCAGCGTCCACGAAGAGGAAGGCTCGCCCGCGGAGGAGCAGTCAGATGTGTCAGATTCAGAGGAGCAGCGTTGCGAAGAATCAGACCACAGCAGTACCAGCAGCATGGACGACTGGAGTTTGGTAGGCGCCGATCCGATGATGCCGGTTGATGTTAACGGTGGTATCAGTCGGAGGTTCAGGTTCTTGACATAA